One region of Streptomyces davaonensis JCM 4913 genomic DNA includes:
- a CDS encoding CBS domain-containing protein, with translation MLVRDAMSTVVLTIGPTHTLRQAARLMSARRVGAAVVLDPDAGGIGIITERDVLNSIGLGQDPDAELAHAHTTTDVVFAAPSWTLEEAAHAMAHGGFRHLIVLDHDEPVGIVSVRDIIRCWAPLRQKVPA, from the coding sequence ATGCTCGTCCGTGACGCCATGAGCACCGTGGTCCTCACCATCGGCCCCACCCACACCCTTCGCCAGGCCGCCAGGCTGATGTCCGCCCGCCGGGTGGGCGCGGCCGTCGTCCTCGACCCGGACGCCGGCGGCATCGGCATCATCACCGAACGCGACGTCCTCAACTCCATCGGCCTGGGCCAGGACCCGGACGCCGAACTCGCCCACGCCCACACGACCACCGACGTGGTGTTCGCCGCCCCGTCCTGGACCCTGGAGGAGGCGGCCCATGCGATGGCGCACGGCGGCTTCCGCCATCTGATCGTCCTCGATCACGACGAACCCGTCGGCATCGTCTCGGTCCGCGACATCATCCGCTGCTGGGCACCCCTGCGGCAGAAGGTCCCGGCCTGA